A window of the Hordeum vulgare subsp. vulgare chromosome 5H, MorexV3_pseudomolecules_assembly, whole genome shotgun sequence genome harbors these coding sequences:
- the LOC123397292 gene encoding uncharacterized protein LOC123397292 codes for MVTEEGGNKDLDALAAAAPGQPGAAVVRPLRQPLPPMNPGRCPCAVPLFFLSLFFPVLCSNLSLCSFLLSGAERETRHCRPGSRHMCLSHRPCMPRSRSGFSPCSSRRIQPVPADPVARPPVSPSSAPADSCRCFCSTGNEQQQLARLLTAPRHRLARCCTQVDPRAQAVAAQASAKYNHVTIGQDLRVRAAPSHLVAGNGTPGTEAFEPRHFSCRRTSSPGRFRHGFPCIPTCNKGVHVQFRQVRDKF; via the exons ATGGTCACGGAGGAAGGTGGCAACAAGGATCTGGACGCTCTG GCTGCAGCAGCGCCAGGGCAGCCCGGAGCTGCCGTCGTTCGCCCCTTGCGTCAGCCCTTGCCGCCGATGAACCCAGGCCGGTGCCCGTGTGCagtccctctcttcttcctctctcttttcttccccGTCCTCTGCTCTAACCTCTCCCTTTGCTCGTTTCTACTGTCAGGAGCAGAACGGGAGACCCGCCACTGCCGCCCTGGATCACGACATATGTGCCTCAGCCATCGCCCCTGTATGCCAAGGTCCCGATCTGGGTTTTCCCCGTGCAGTTCCCGTCGGATCCAGCCGGTTCCCGCCGACCCCGTCGCCCGACCTCCCGTGTCACCATCCTCTGCTCCAGCAGACTCCTGCCGCTGCTTCTGTTCGACAGGTAACGAGCAGCAACAGCTCGCTCGGCTGTTGACCGCGCCGCGCCATCGCCTCGCGCGTTGCTGCACCCAGGTGGATCCCCGTGCCCAAGCCGTCGCTGCTCAGGCTAGTGCCAA GTACAACCATGTCACCATCGGCCAGGATCTTCGAGTACGTGCCGCCCCAAGCCACCTCGTTGCTGGGAATGGAACCCCCGGTACCGAAGCTTTTGAACCCCGCCATTTTTCGTGCCGCCGGACCTCATCCCCAGGCCGATTCCGCCATGGCTTCCCCTGCATCCCGACCTGCAACAAAGGTGTTCATGTTCAGTTTCGTCAGGTTCGCGACAAG TTTTAA